A DNA window from Paenibacillus andongensis contains the following coding sequences:
- a CDS encoding glycoside hydrolase family 78 protein, which yields MRQLEIDWQAQWVWGNGEASPRNEWRCFRKTFDVGAKGWGAAKLSITADSRYALFVNGTKVGRGPVRSWPFEQSYDTYEIGHLLHKGRPNVIGVMVLHFGVSNFYYLRGRGGLLVQVESEHEGNSVVELVTDENWKTSLHHGYDSRSGRMSCQQGFAERMDASAWRSDWYLPDYDDSAWDQVAIVGAVGIEPWSKLVPRDIPFLTEEVVWPVRIESLNRVKPAAWTASIDVRNQMVPESVNHANPVGFAGYIATVVRTEKAVKAVIGIVQPSTVKGCSVNGEWLDAERYTGVLPERYAEIELNAGDNFILLETTGVDHGRTLQLGMDCDAYFEVVSPLGEAGGEHAPFISIGPFTSFEYIDHQESSDSLHPYDIYGAFSVGDGLNDELKDELAADAIPAFNTYVEIRSIASAMDLSRYMNWIRPFPLELVSRGSIFALSVWKKEVLTQAVPYPLQQAVIPSVNPAILPRYEGADTEIIFDFGRELSGFIQFEVDAAEGTILDFYGYEYMRDGWRQDTFDLDNTLRYTCSEGRQSYTSYVRRGFRYLMVTVRNAARAVKMYGVQLLQSNYPIAEIGKFQSSDALLNDIWQISKHTTRLCMEDTFVDCPAYEQVFWVGDSRNEALVNYYVFGATDIVERCLRLVPGSRTQTPLYVDQVPSGWSSVIPNWTFFWALASCEYYEHTGDEVFAKDLWPHIRYTLEHYEQKLDDRGLLFIKGWNLLDWAPIDQPNNGVVTHQNMILVKTLRSAAELAKAVGDEREAAEYEGKALRLSQAINKHLWSEEREAYLDCIHVNGQASTVFSMQTQVIAYLCGVAEGERAEQMKTYLFAPPTDFVQIGSPFMSFFYYEALAKMGSIGIDRMIKDMRQHFGQMIDYDATTCWEMYPNFTENRANPDMLTRSHCHAWSAAPGYFLGAHVLGVTPADKGWRKVVVAPQPADLQWARGTVPLPQEGRIDVAWRLEEDGRVMRLQVWAPRSVDVEIRIPDGMDGIVERHEV from the coding sequence ATGAGACAATTAGAAATTGACTGGCAAGCTCAATGGGTTTGGGGGAATGGTGAAGCAAGTCCGCGAAATGAGTGGCGTTGTTTCAGAAAGACATTTGATGTGGGCGCTAAAGGCTGGGGAGCAGCAAAGTTATCTATAACTGCTGATTCACGATACGCTTTATTTGTAAATGGAACCAAAGTGGGAAGAGGCCCTGTTCGTTCATGGCCATTTGAGCAGTCCTATGATACATATGAAATTGGACATTTGCTGCACAAAGGACGGCCTAATGTGATTGGGGTCATGGTGCTGCATTTTGGTGTGTCCAATTTCTACTATTTGCGCGGACGCGGCGGTTTATTAGTGCAGGTGGAAAGTGAGCATGAAGGTAATTCTGTCGTAGAGTTAGTGACGGATGAAAACTGGAAAACCTCGCTGCATCATGGATATGATAGCCGCTCCGGGCGTATGTCATGTCAGCAAGGCTTTGCTGAGCGGATGGATGCGAGCGCTTGGAGATCGGATTGGTATTTGCCAGACTACGATGATTCTGCATGGGATCAAGTCGCTATTGTTGGGGCTGTTGGTATTGAGCCTTGGAGCAAGCTTGTACCGAGAGATATTCCATTCCTTACAGAAGAAGTCGTATGGCCGGTTCGTATCGAATCCCTTAATCGGGTAAAGCCTGCAGCATGGACGGCATCGATTGATGTCCGCAATCAAATGGTGCCAGAGAGTGTGAATCATGCGAATCCAGTGGGATTTGCTGGGTATATAGCAACGGTTGTGAGAACCGAGAAGGCAGTAAAAGCTGTGATAGGAATCGTTCAACCGAGCACTGTGAAGGGTTGTAGTGTGAATGGAGAATGGCTGGATGCGGAGCGTTATACGGGTGTTTTGCCGGAAAGGTATGCTGAGATAGAGCTGAATGCAGGCGACAATTTCATCTTGTTGGAAACGACCGGCGTTGATCATGGCCGAACGCTGCAGTTGGGCATGGATTGCGATGCTTATTTTGAGGTCGTCTCTCCGTTAGGAGAGGCAGGCGGCGAACATGCACCATTTATTTCAATTGGTCCGTTTACATCTTTTGAATACATAGATCACCAGGAAAGCAGTGACTCTTTGCATCCATACGATATATATGGCGCTTTTTCAGTGGGGGATGGACTGAATGATGAACTGAAGGATGAATTAGCTGCGGATGCCATTCCCGCTTTTAACACGTATGTGGAGATCCGCAGCATTGCTAGTGCAATGGATTTGAGCCGTTATATGAATTGGATTCGACCCTTCCCACTGGAATTAGTGAGCAGGGGCTCTATCTTTGCGCTTAGTGTCTGGAAAAAGGAAGTCCTGACGCAAGCTGTGCCTTACCCTTTGCAGCAGGCAGTTATCCCTAGTGTGAATCCTGCCATATTGCCGAGATATGAGGGTGCGGATACGGAAATCATTTTTGATTTTGGCCGTGAATTATCTGGCTTTATACAGTTTGAAGTTGATGCCGCTGAAGGAACCATCCTAGATTTCTATGGCTACGAATACATGCGCGACGGGTGGCGTCAAGATACGTTCGATTTAGATAATACGCTGCGTTACACGTGCTCAGAAGGACGTCAATCGTATACCTCTTATGTGCGGAGAGGATTCCGCTATTTGATGGTTACGGTAAGGAATGCTGCTAGAGCAGTCAAAATGTACGGCGTTCAGCTGCTTCAAAGTAATTATCCAATAGCAGAGATAGGCAAGTTTCAGAGCTCTGATGCGCTTTTGAACGATATATGGCAGATTAGTAAGCATACAACCCGCCTTTGTATGGAGGATACGTTCGTTGATTGTCCCGCTTATGAGCAGGTTTTCTGGGTGGGGGACAGCCGGAACGAGGCTTTAGTTAATTATTACGTGTTCGGAGCCACGGACATTGTTGAGCGTTGTTTGCGGCTGGTGCCTGGTTCCAGAACCCAAACACCTTTATATGTGGATCAAGTTCCTAGTGGTTGGAGCAGTGTTATTCCGAACTGGACGTTTTTCTGGGCTCTGGCTAGCTGTGAATATTACGAGCATACAGGAGACGAGGTGTTTGCGAAAGACTTATGGCCGCATATTCGTTATACCCTTGAGCATTATGAACAAAAGCTTGATGATCGCGGATTGTTGTTCATAAAAGGCTGGAATCTGCTGGACTGGGCACCGATTGATCAGCCGAACAATGGGGTCGTCACCCACCAGAATATGATTTTGGTCAAAACCCTGCGCAGCGCAGCAGAGTTGGCCAAAGCCGTAGGCGATGAGCGTGAAGCAGCTGAGTATGAAGGGAAAGCGCTTCGGCTGAGCCAAGCCATTAACAAACATTTATGGAGCGAGGAGCGTGAGGCATACTTGGATTGTATCCATGTGAATGGCCAGGCTTCGACTGTTTTTAGTATGCAGACGCAGGTTATTGCGTACTTGTGCGGTGTCGCTGAGGGAGAGCGTGCTGAGCAGATGAAAACCTATTTGTTCGCTCCACCGACGGATTTTGTTCAAATCGGCAGTCCGTTTATGTCCTTCTTTTATTATGAGGCACTCGCAAAAATGGGCAGCATCGGTATAGATCGGATGATCAAAGATATGCGGCAGCATTTTGGTCAAATGATTGACTATGACGCCACGACCTGCTGGGAAATGTATCCGAATTTCACGGAGAATAGAGCGAACCCTGACATGCTGACGCGCAGTCATTGTCATGCGTGGTCGGCAGCGCCGGGCTATTTCCTTGGCGCACATGTGCTTGGAGTTACGCCCGCCGACAAAGGCTGGCGGAAGGTCGTTGTTGCCCCGCAGCCGGCGGATTTGCAGTGGGCGAGGGGCACTGTTCCGCTGCCGCAGGAGGGACGCATCGATGTCGCTTGGCGACTCGAGGAGGACGGACGCGTGATGCGGCTGCAGGTTTGGGCGCCGCGCAGCGTGGATGTGGAGATCCGCATCCCGGACGGCATGGACGGCATCGTGGAGCGTCACGAGGTGTGA
- a CDS encoding helix-turn-helix domain-containing protein, which produces MTIKRSIIETPGDQFFLPELPLYVNRVHESFEMLQHTHDFIEISYVAEGNGAHYIDNTSLPVSKGDLFFIPVGVSHVFRPSSVAQKNNLVVYNCIFTQEWLNQLFHLQLSGNKDDFYVLFMQATKHAAWLSFKERNGEFQPLFERLHFEYNAHRSGFMTILQTCVAQLLVYMYRSKLDFTPEASKANLQDLDSLLAHIRGHCSSPISLTEAASRLSISERQLHRQLKKHTGMSFMEYVQHARIEACCQQLRTNDHKISDVAANVGYQDMKFFNHLFKKMTGVTPSQYRQQHR; this is translated from the coding sequence ATGACCATTAAGCGTAGCATTATCGAAACGCCCGGCGATCAATTCTTCCTTCCGGAGCTTCCACTTTACGTCAACCGAGTTCACGAATCATTTGAAATGCTGCAGCATACGCACGATTTCATTGAAATTAGCTATGTAGCTGAGGGCAATGGTGCACATTACATCGACAATACCTCATTACCCGTATCCAAAGGAGATCTCTTTTTCATTCCGGTTGGCGTCTCCCATGTGTTCCGCCCATCATCTGTGGCTCAGAAAAATAACCTTGTGGTTTACAATTGCATTTTCACCCAGGAATGGTTGAACCAATTATTTCACTTGCAATTGAGTGGCAATAAAGATGACTTCTACGTCCTATTCATGCAGGCAACCAAACACGCAGCTTGGCTTTCTTTTAAAGAACGCAATGGGGAATTCCAGCCTCTTTTTGAACGATTGCATTTCGAATATAACGCCCATCGGAGCGGTTTTATGACGATTTTACAAACATGTGTGGCACAGCTTCTTGTATACATGTATCGTTCCAAACTGGATTTCACACCCGAAGCGTCCAAAGCTAATCTTCAGGACTTAGATAGTCTACTCGCCCATATTCGCGGGCATTGCAGCAGCCCAATCTCGCTCACGGAAGCTGCCTCCAGACTGTCGATCAGCGAGCGTCAGCTTCATCGCCAGCTTAAAAAGCATACGGGGATGTCCTTCATGGAGTACGTGCAGCACGCGCGAATTGAAGCCTGTTGTCAGCAATTAAGAACGAACGATCATAAGATTAGCGATGTTGCTGCAAATGTCGGCTATCAGGATATGAAATTTTTTAACCATCTGTTTAAAAAAATGACCGGCGTCACGCCTAGCCAGTACCGACAGCAGCATAGATAA
- a CDS encoding acetylxylan esterase, which translates to MPLFDFPLDKLVTYEGLNPRPEDFDSYWERALAEMKAVDPQIELRPSDFQVPYAECFDLYFTGVKGARIYAKYVRPKHADKPHPAIVEFHGYSGSSGDWSGKLAYAALGYSFFSMDCRGQGGLSEDTGGVKGTTLRGHIVRGLDDHPDQLLYRDIFLDTAQLAGIAMSMPEVDPERVGALGGSQGGALTIACAALEPRIKRLAPVYPFLSDYKRVWEMDLAKDAYQELKDFFRRHDPQHKREDEIFTKLGYIDIQNLANRIQGEVLMAVGLSDTVCPPSTQFAAYNKIKSKKEFELYPDYGHEGLPGFSDKTLQFMLGL; encoded by the coding sequence ATGCCATTATTTGATTTTCCATTAGACAAGCTAGTTACTTATGAAGGACTTAATCCCCGCCCTGAAGATTTCGATTCTTATTGGGAGCGGGCTCTTGCTGAAATGAAGGCAGTCGATCCTCAAATCGAACTTCGTCCGAGTGATTTTCAAGTGCCTTACGCCGAATGTTTTGATCTCTATTTTACGGGTGTCAAAGGGGCTCGTATTTATGCCAAATATGTTCGTCCTAAACATGCAGATAAGCCTCATCCAGCTATCGTTGAATTCCATGGTTACTCTGGAAGCTCAGGCGATTGGTCAGGTAAATTAGCGTATGCCGCTCTAGGCTACTCGTTCTTTTCCATGGATTGCCGTGGTCAAGGCGGTTTATCGGAAGATACGGGAGGAGTTAAAGGGACGACCCTTCGCGGCCATATCGTTCGCGGCTTAGATGATCACCCGGATCAATTGTTGTATCGGGATATTTTCTTAGATACGGCTCAACTCGCCGGCATTGCGATGAGTATGCCAGAGGTTGATCCCGAACGTGTAGGCGCATTGGGTGGCTCTCAAGGTGGCGCCTTGACGATCGCATGTGCGGCACTCGAGCCTCGCATTAAGCGGTTAGCGCCAGTTTATCCATTCCTTAGCGATTATAAGCGCGTATGGGAAATGGATTTGGCGAAGGATGCCTACCAGGAGCTGAAGGACTTCTTCCGCCGTCATGATCCACAGCACAAACGCGAAGATGAAATATTCACGAAGCTGGGCTATATTGACATTCAGAATCTAGCAAATCGCATTCAAGGTGAAGTACTGATGGCCGTTGGACTTAGCGACACTGTATGCCCGCCTTCCACGCAGTTCGCTGCTTATAACAAAATCAAGTCGAAAAAGGAATTTGAGTTGTACCCGGATTATGGTCATGAAGGTTTACCTGGCTTCAGCGATAAAACCTTGCAATTTATGTTGGGCCTTTAA